The region atatatatatatatatatatattaataatcacatgtTTGGGTGTTAAATGATAAATTATTAAGTatgttatacatattaatcaccgagttgacaGAGTCTTACAACATTGTTTTAGTTTAGTAAGGGGCCGATCGGAGAGTACTCGGGATTCTGTAAATCGCCTTGGTAAGGGGCCGAGTAGTGAGTACTCGAAGGAGAAATCAGCCAACTCgggcgagttttacaacattgAGCCTTGGATTGGGCTAAGTAGGAAAaagagtaaaatggtcttttaccctggatGTTGGGCAAGAGATCTATATTCTTGTTTTTGGATTAAGATCTAATTATCAATTAGGACATTGTTGATTTATGTTCAATGTAAGGATTTCGGTAGTAGCAACACGTGTGTCTCGGTTATCTCTGATCAAAGTGAGTTTCCCACTGTGTTCAGTGGgcctaaggcaccaatgccggcccatggttTGATACgttagtatgctagttgtatgcgtgactcttgcatgtgttatgtgtatatgtttAATGAATGGGGCCCGATGACTatatgtatgctatttatctttgtgatcaTTGCACgtgtttgtatgattatatgtttatatgtttatatgtatatctgGTGGGGCACGATGACTGATCTGTATACCGAACGAGGATCGGtgccgggcggggcccattatatgtttgatatgtatggtatgtggtatcttggggaactcactaagctttgtgcttaagatttttagtttatgtttcaggtacctcgatTTCAAaaaggaagagctcaggatgactgcattgcacacaccacatttCTCCATATTTTATATAATGTTGATGTATTTGGATGTTTATTGTCATACTCTAAGTTCACTATGGTTTATGATATTGTTTTGGATAAtggatttattaatataaaaatcgAAATTCTTGGTCTTAAATCGGGacgttactatatatatatatatatatatatatatatatatatatatatatatatatatatatatatatattgttaaaagaaaaagaaaaagaaataaagggtaatttggtctttttATTTGGTGCAAGGACTTGtaatgtaatattcacaaatcATAGGGATGTAACCtatcaaaatttaactttttggACAAAAACTATGAATTCGACTAAGCTACAGGGACCATTTCTATAATTTACTTGTTTTCTTTGTATTTATTAAATGGAAAGTAATTGAAAAATAGTATTGTTTTGCATTTAAATGATGTAAGTTCACATATTTACTTTTATAAGAAGTTGGGTTTCTAGAAGTAGGTAACAACCAATGTAAGGAACTAAAGTTGTAAAAAGCTCAAAATAATGTGGCAAAGGTGGAAAACATGACCATTCACAAAGGAAAATCacaatttaataataataataataataataataataataataataataaatgacaACAAAAAGACAACAAAAAGACAAAATATATACTAACCGATGATGGCCCCTTACCCTGTAAAGGAGTTGGGAAGAATCCCATAATTGGCTAATTCCCACTTCCTTACATAAAGGGGAGGTGAAGTGGAGGGAGGGCAACCCTTTCCACTGTAGGTGTATGGGTTGGTGTTCCGGAGAGGCTACAACTATACGGTTTCTAGACCTATTTAGAGTGTCTATTTGAGCCTTATAACCCCTGTAATAATGGGCTCTAATAGGGTCCTACCTCTTAGTTGCCAAACTATGGAATGTCTGAAGGCAACATGGTCATATAATGCTTTTTAGGATAGCAACACAAGCTACAAGTAAAGGTCAGCTCGTATCTCATTTCCTGTCTGGAAATGTCGGGCTGTGTCGCACTACAACACATAATCAATCATCATTAATAGTCAAGTCCTCTAATGTATTAAGGTCATGTTTGTCACACAAAATAAAGTTTAGACTTAACAAATTTTCTAGGAATGTTTTTATGTCGAGGATAAAGAGGGTAGTCATGTCTTTTGCACAGATCAAGAACGACTCATTCCCCCATCTTATGATTTCTTATGCAAGATATAGTTTAGGGCCttgtttatgaattttgggtCCTTTAAGCTTTGTTTGTGTGTATGGGCTACTCCAACAACATGGGATGATAGATGTAGGCTTTTTTGAGGTCCtttgttcataaaaatgataACTTGATGGGTTTTGTGCAACCATGCaaggttgatgtttctcttaatGGAGTTAAGATGCTAGAATTGGACCTTGGGGTGTGGTTAGCTATGCAAGGGCTTAAAATCTTCGACTTTGTGGGTTAGGACCTTGATAAGATGTTATTGTGTAAATTGGATAATAAATTCTGAAGTGAATAAGTCGTTTGGCCAAGGGTTGAGATCAGGCCAGCACATGGGGGGTACTCCTGGGTACGCTGAGTGTACGGGGTTGCAAGACCATTTCCGGATCAATTGCATATGCATGGTGTATGAGCTTGGTACGTCGAGCATATTCCAGGTTGTGGGCCGCATGAATTATGAGTTTGGTTTTTTTGGGCTATGTTTCGCTTGGGCTTGGCCCCCTTAATTCTTATGGATAATTTCTGGACTTTGGGCTATTGTTAACTATTGGACCTTCTTAGATTTAGCCATATTGGGCTTTAGGTGCCATTTAGGAGTTTCGGCTTTTGGAAGTATTGGGTTAGGCCTTGACAAGGTTGTTGAACTCGTTACTATGTACgtgttcggccgactaccgagtagcgagtactcaagAGTACTCAGGTTTGGTAATTCATGTGAAATATTTTTaatgaaattatatatgtcaaaatcataagttaaaatcataaattGATTGAATTATATGACAAAATTAGATaaatgtgaatacacaaaaactaaaaaacagataatggtctcacttcgtgaataattactgataatttaagatatatatatatatatatatatatatatatatatatatatatatatatatatatatatatatatatatatataggaatgagttctatggaaaacaaataactagggcaacatctaccggaaccaataatcaaatgacacgtgtccatttcttccttcacaagtaatgtattgtggaagttattgtgaaagtaatgtgttgtcatgttttcattggttcaaatatgtgttgccctaatcattcattttccatataactcttctctctctctctctctctctctctctctctatatatatatatatatatatatatatatatatatatatatatagtaataatcacatgagtgtgttaaataataaatcattaagtatattatacatattaatcaccgagttgaccgagttttacaacactgtttAGTTTAGTAAGGACTCGATCGGGGAGTACTCGTGATTCTGTAACTCGCATCGGTAAGGGGCCGAGTATCGAGAACTCGAATGAGTAATCGGCTAACTTggtgagttttacaacactgggcCTTGATTTGGGCCAAGTaggaaaaagggtaaaatggtcttttacattGGATGTTGGACAACTGATCTAGATTCTTATTTTTGGATTAAGACCCAATTATTAATCAAGACATTATTGATTATATTCAGTGTAAGGATTTCGGTAGTAGCAACATGTGTGTCTCGGTTATCTCTGATCGaagtgagtttcctcattgtgttcagtgggtcgaaggcactaacgTCGACCCATGGTTTGAtatgttagtatgctagttgtctgcattactcttgcatgtgttatgtgtatatgtttACTGAATGGGGCATAGTGACTAtgtgtatgctatttatctttgtgattattgcatgcgtttgtatgtttatatgtttatatgtataccagacGGGGCCCGATGACTGATCTGTATACCGAATGAGgctcgatgtcaggcggggcccgttatatgtttgatatgtatggtatgtggtatcttgggaaactcactaagcgttgtgcttaagatttttagtttatgtttcaggtacctcaattTCAAAAAGGAAGagttcgggatgactgcattgcacacaccacgtTATTCCGCATTTTATATAACTTTGATGCATTTGGAATTTTATTGTCATACTCTAGGTTCACTATGGTTTATGATATTGTTTTGGATAAtggatttattaatataaaaatcataattctTGGCCTTAAATTGGgacattactatatatatatatatatatacagagagagagagagagagagagagaaagaaagaataaataaagaaagggtaatttggtctttttATATGATGCAAGGACCTAtaatgtaatattcacaaatcgtaggtttataacctatcaaaATTTAAACTCATGGACCAAAACTACGAATTCGACCAAACCACAAGGGCTAtttctgtaatttactctttttcttTGTATTTAATTAAATGGAAAGTAATTGAAAATTAGTAATATTCTGGCATTTAAATGATGTAAGTTcacatatttatttttataagagTTGAGTTTTTAGAAGTAGGCAACAACCAATGTATGTGAGTAAAGTTGTAAAAAACTCAAAATAATATGGCAAAGGTGGAAAACATGACTATTCACAAGGGAAACTCACAATTTAatctatataataataataataataataataattaataaaagacaacaaaaaacaacaaaatatatatatatatatatatatatatatatatatatatatatatatatatatatatatatattcaaagatgattttaaaaacaacaaaataacaaaaaggaagtACATTGAGAAATTCTATAGATTAGTGGTATATACAACTAACACCTTTTAAAAGATGCACTCAATTTCTAAAAACCTTTTAAAAGATGCACTCAATTTctaaaaacatgataatgatatataATATTCTGTCACTTTTCCTTGTTCAAATAATTATGTTGttcgttttattttttttcatgattCCATTCATCATGACCAACATACCTAAATATTGCAACAAGTGTAAAATATAGAAAAGCAGAACGTACTCTCACAATTTTATATATTTAgctgtttaattatgttttataGATGCTAAACCAATATAATTTTTTGATTAATTTTTCCGTTTTTGAAAAAAGTCTGTAATAAAGAAAAACACAATATATTTTTGCTGCGTAAATTGATAAATGGTAAAAAGAAAGGCTTTTATGTATATTGCCCTTATAAGAATAAACATGTACCTTTCATGTTTCTATAAGAATCTGATTAGCTTCTAACAAGAAACCACTTAAGATGGTCATGTAAAGCCAATGGTTTTATCCAACAACCACAAAGCAAGAGATAGTTGAATTGCAAAGACCGTGTTTATAGACATCCGATCTAACATGAACCCGTACACCGTGATCCCAGTTTCATTGTTCTCGATATACGTCACTACAGCACACGATCAATCATCATTAATAGTCAAGTCCTGTAATGTATTAAGGTCATGTTTGTCACACAAAATAAAGTTTGGACTTAACAAATTTTGTAGGAATCTTTTTATGCCGAGGATAAAGAGGGTAATCATGTCTTTTGCATAGATCAAAATCGAATTATTCCCCATCTTATATTTTTAGGCGGGATAAAAAGTTGCAAATTTGTGTCCCACTAGATCAGTCGAGCCAAACAAACTACAAGGCCATAAAGTAACAATATGAATAAATTCACCTAAAGCTTGTCTTTGCTGGTATGATATCGAGTGCTTATAAACAGGGATGAACTTTGTATTGTCTAGTTCATCGTCACCATCTCCTACCTCATTATCGAAATCTAAATCTGACATTTGTGGATTAATATTAGACCTCGGAGTCTCACCCGTTGTGCCCATGTCTACGAAGGAATCAATGGTTGCACATATGTGCCATTTGGTTACCAAGCTTCTTAAAGATTGCGCTTTGTGTGTGATTTTTGCCGCACTTCGTTGGCATATATACATACCAAACAGAAGGGTAAAGGAGCATAACTGCACCCATCATTATATCATGTTTTATTGgcatataaaaataaaatggatTTTCATATAAACTTGTTATATTATATATGAAAACAACATATAGTTTTAACT is a window of Lactuca sativa cultivar Salinas chromosome 1, Lsat_Salinas_v11, whole genome shotgun sequence DNA encoding:
- the LOC111889491 gene encoding uncharacterized protein LOC111889491; the protein is MVSGGFCFLMNWTLLMIKFAGGIRRSSMLDDFARVFDKLCDVVPILVEHLTIRRNLRVISHRFRVFILATLILVTASQFASLLVTTVDGSVVDLFTTGELALCSFTLLFGMYICQRSAAKITHKAQSLRSLVTKWHICATIDSFVDMGTTGETPRSNINPQMSDLDFDNEVGDGDDELDNTKFIPVYKHSISYQQRQALVTYIENNETGITVYGFMLDRMSINTVFAIQLSLALWLLDKTIGFT